AGTGTCAGTTGGACGACGAGAGTCTGGTGCGTAAGCTGTACGGTACGCCGACGATTGTTGAACGCCATCGCCACCGCTACGAAGTCAACAATATGCTGTTGAAACAAATTGAAGCTGCGGGTCTGCGCGTTGCAGGCCGTTCCGGTGATGATCAGTTGGTCGAGATCATTGAGGTACCGAATCATCCGTGGTTCGTGGCCTGTCAGTTCCATCCGGAATTTACTTCCACGCCACGTGATGGCCATCCGCTGTTTGCGGGCTTTGTGAAAGCCGCCAGCGAGCATCAGAAGCGTCAGGTGAAGTAAGAAGTAAAAAGTTAGAACGGCAACGCGTACCTTAGGTACGCGTTGTTTGTCTGGAGTTTTAGTTTAACTTGTACTGAGGAAAATCTAATGTCCAAAATCGTTAAAGTCATCGGTCGTGAAATCATCGACTCCCGTGGTAACCCGACTGTTGAAGCCGAAGTACACCTGGAGGGTGGTTTCGTCGGTATGGCAGCTGCTCCGTCAGGTGCTTCTACTGGTTCCCGCGAAGCGCTGGAACTGCGCGATGGCGACAAATCCCGTTTCCTGGGTAAAGGCGTAACCAAAGCTGTTGGCGCGGTTAACGGCCCGATCGCTCAGGCACTCCTTGGCAAAGACGCCAAAGACCAGGCTGGCATCGATAAAATCATGATCGACCTGGACGGTACTGAAAACAAATCCAACTTCGGTGCGAACGCAATCCTGGCTGTGTCTCTGGCTAACGCCAAAGCTGCTGCTGCCGCTAAAGGCATGCCGCTGTACGAGCACATCGCTGAGCTGAACGGTACTCCGGGCAAATACTCTATGCCGGTTCCGATGATGAACATCATCAACGGTGGTGAGCACGCGGATAACAACGTTGATATTCAAGAGTTCATGATTCAGCCTGTTGGCGCGAAAACGCTGAAAGAAGCCATCCGTATGGGTTCTGAAGTGTTCCACACCCTGGCTAAAGTTCTGAAATCTAAAGGCATGGGTACTGCTGTTGGTGACGAAGGTGGCTACGCGCCGAACCTGGGTTCCAACGCAGAAGCGCTGGCTGTTATTGCTGAAGCGGTTAAAGCTGCAGGTTACGAGCTGGGCACCGACATCACTCTGGCGATGGACTGTGCAGCGTCTGAATTCTACAAAGACGGTAAATACGTTCTGGCTGGCGAAGGCAACAAATCTTTCACCTCTGAAGAATTTACCCACTTCCTGGAAGACCTGACTAAACAGTACCCGATCGTTTCCATCGAAGACGGTCTGGACGAGTCTGACTGGGATGGTTTCGCATACCAGACTAAAGTTATGGGCGACAAACTTCAGTTAGTTGGTGACGACCTGTTCGTAACTAACACCAAAATCCTGAAACGTGGTATCGACAACGGTATCGCTAACTCCATTCTGATCAAATTCAACCAGATCGGTTCTCTGACCGAAACTCTGGCTGCGATCAAAATGGCGAAAGACGCTGGCTACACTGCAGTTATCTCTCACCGTTCTGGCGAAACTGAAGATGCGACCATCGCTGACCTGGCTGTTGGTACTGCTGCAGGCCAGATCAAAACCGGTTCTATGAGCCGTTCTGACCGTGTTGCTAAATACAACCAGCTGATTCGTATCGAAGAAGCGCTGGGTGAAAAAGCACCGTACAACGGTCGTAAAGAGATCAAAGGTCAGTAATCTGAACCTTACCTCTTAAGAAAAAACCCGCTTCGGCGGGTTTTTTTATGCCTGCGCTACAGCAGCAGTGGTAGCGTCGCGCTGGCCGTTTGTTGGCTTACATTGCTGTAACTCTCATCCAGCGCAATCAGCGACGTGGTGAGCAGCTCAACTAACAGCATTACCCCGACTTTGGCATTCAGTGCCCCGGCGCTCAGCGGCCCTTCGGGTTTGGCGGCCACCAGTTGGAAATCACTCAATGAACCCAGCGGGCTTCGCGGCGTATTACTCAGGACCAACACCGGAACGCCACGCTTGCGGGCAAGCTTAACCACATGCAGTAAATCGCGGGTCGAGCCTGAACTGGAGATCGCCACCACCAGCGTCTCTTTTGACAGCGTCGCGGCATTCATGGCGGCACGATGCATGTCGCTGAACAGCTGCGCAGGTTTACCGAGTCGCAGGAGCTTGTAATGCAAATATTCCCCAAGAATCGCACTGGCGGCCACGCCGTAGATCTGCACAGCGTGCGCCTGATGCAGCGCCAGCGCGGCTTTTTCCAGTAACGCTCTGTCGAGTAATTTTGCCGTGTCCTGCAATGCCTGCACAGACTCATTGACGACGTTATCAATCTCATCGCCGCTCTGCTGAGCGGGTTGTCCCTGCTGGATATCCAGCGCCAGCGCCATCTTAAATTCGTTATAGCCTTTACATCCCAGCGTGCGGCATAAGCGCGTGACGCTTGCTTCACTGGTGTCGCTTTCCCGGGCCAGTTCGGTAATCGTCAGGTAGAGCACTTTTGCCGGGTCGTTCAGGACAAACTCTCCCAGCTTTTGCTGAGTCGGGCTGTATCCGGAAACCCCCTGGCGCAGCCTCAGCAACAGATTTTCATTTTCTGACATGCAAGATCCTTAATGCGTTTCTCTGCGGCTAGTGTGGCGGAAAGCAGGGGATCGATGCCAGTTATTTTAAAAAAGTATGATCCGCTTCCTGGATTTTTGGTGATAATTTTCACTTTTATAAATTTATATGGTAAAAATTTTCATCAGTTAATGGGGAAGTGAAAAAATGATGCAAATGTTCAGTGGTGCCTCCTCGGGGGCCTGGTTTGAAAAGGCGCAGCGGTTTGGTAAATCGTTCATGCTGCCAATTGCGGTGTTGCCTGCCGCGGGCTTGTTATTGGGGATCGGTGGCGCGCTGTCGAATCCGAATACCATAACAGCCTATCCGTTTTTGGATATCGGCTGGTTACAGGCCATTTTTACGATCATGAGCAGCGCGGGCTCAATTGTGTTTGCCAACCTCTCAGTGCTGTTTGCCGTTGGGGTCGCGGTCGGGCTGGCGAAAACCGATAAAGGCACCGCAGGGCTTGCGGCGCTGCTGGCGTTTTTAGTGATGAACGCCACGATCAACGCCTTACTGATCCTGACCGGTACGCTGGCGCTTGAGAATCCTGGCGCGGTAGGGCAGGGGATGACGCTGGGTATTCAGACCCTGGAAACGGGGGTCTTCGGCGGCGTGGTGATTGGTCTGGTGACCTGCGTTCTGCATCAGCGCTTTAACAAAATTGCGTTGCCGCAGTTCCTGGGCTTCTTTGGCGGCTCACGTTTTGTGCCGATCATCAGTTCGCTGGCGGCGATTCTGGTTGGCGCGGCGATGACCGTGGTGTGGCCGCATTTCCAGAAACTGATTTTTGGTCTGGGTGGCCTGGTGGATGCGACAGGGTATCTGGGGACGTTTCTGTACGGCTTTATTCTGCGCATGCTGGGCCCGTTCGGTCTGCACCATATCTTCTATCTGCCCTTCTGGACGACGGCGCTGGGGGGAAGTGAAATCGTCAATGGCCAACTGGTTGAAGGTACGCAGCGTATTTTCTTCGCCCAGCTGGCCGACCCTACTGTCCAACAGTTTTACATCGGTACCTCGCGCTTTATGTCCGGTCGCTTTATCACCATGATGTTCGGCCTGATTGGTGCGTGTCTGGCGATGTATCACACGGCGAACGCTGAGAACAAGAAACGGGTTGCCGGGTTGCTGTTATCTGCCGCGCTGACCTCTTTCCTGACGGGGATCACCGAACCGATTGAGTTCTCCTTCCTGTTTGTGGCGCCGGTTCTGTATGTCATTCATGCCTTCTTCGACGGGCTGGCGTTTATGATCGCGCATATCTTGCATATCACGATCGGTCAGACGTTTTCTGGAGGGTTTATCGATTTCATTCTCTTTGGTGTGCTGCAGGGCGAAGCCAAAACGCACTGGATGTACGTCCCGCTGGTCGGTGTACCGTGGTTCTTCCTGTACTACTTTACGTTCCGCTTCCTGATTAACCGCTTTGGTTTTCTGACGCCGGGGCGTGAGAAAGAGACGACAGTAGAAAGTGTGCTCCCGCAAAGCGAACGCGCGGCGGCAGTGATTGCCGGATTGGGCGGCAAAGACAACCTTGAAGAAGTGGACTGCTGTGCAACGCGTTTGCGCGTCACGGTCAAAGAGGGGGCAAAGGTGGATGAAGCGGCATTGAAAGCGACCGGCGCGCGTGGCGTCATCCTGCGAGGTAACGGGGTCCAGGTCATTTATGGCCCGCACGTCACGATCATCAAAAATGAAATTGAAGAGACATTATCGCAATGAAAACTGTACTGGATAACCTGAAAGGCAAGTTAGTCGTCTCCTGCCAGGCGCTGGAACATGAACCCTTACACAGCCCGTTTATTATGTCGCGCATGGCGCTGGCGGCAGCACAAGGCGGAGCGGTAGCGATCCGCGCGAATAGTGTGGTGGATATTGCCGCCATCAAACAGCAGGTCTCTTTGCCGGTGATTGGCATCATCAAGCGTGATTACCCGGACAGCGAGGTATTTATTACCGCCACGATGAAAGAAGTGGATGAGCTGATGAGTGTGGGGCCGGAAATTATTGCTCTCGACGCCACCGCGCGTCCACGCCCGCAGGGGCAAACGCTGGAAGCGCTGGTTGCGCAGATCCGTTCCCGCTATCCGGCGGTTTTACTGATGGCGGATATTGCCAGCGTAGAAGAGGCTGTCACGGCGCAGGCGCTGGGTTTCGATTGTGTAGGGACCACACTCTATGGCTACACCGCAGAAACTGCAGGTCACCGCTTACCGGAAAATGACTGCCGCTTTTTACGCGATGTGCTGGCTGCCGTGACGGTTCCGGTGGTGGCGGAGGGGAATGTCGAAACGCCGGAGCTGGCAGCGCGTTGCCTTGCGTTAGGCGCACACACCGTTGTGGTGGGTGGTGCGATCACCCGTCCGCAGCAGATCACGGAACGCTTTATTGCGGCAATCACAGCGTAAAGCACCGATGGGGCATGATACTTTGGCGGGGATCTGCGATAATTATCGTTTAT
This Citrobacter enshiensis DNA region includes the following protein-coding sequences:
- a CDS encoding PTS transporter subunit EIIC, whose protein sequence is MMQMFSGASSGAWFEKAQRFGKSFMLPIAVLPAAGLLLGIGGALSNPNTITAYPFLDIGWLQAIFTIMSSAGSIVFANLSVLFAVGVAVGLAKTDKGTAGLAALLAFLVMNATINALLILTGTLALENPGAVGQGMTLGIQTLETGVFGGVVIGLVTCVLHQRFNKIALPQFLGFFGGSRFVPIISSLAAILVGAAMTVVWPHFQKLIFGLGGLVDATGYLGTFLYGFILRMLGPFGLHHIFYLPFWTTALGGSEIVNGQLVEGTQRIFFAQLADPTVQQFYIGTSRFMSGRFITMMFGLIGACLAMYHTANAENKKRVAGLLLSAALTSFLTGITEPIEFSFLFVAPVLYVIHAFFDGLAFMIAHILHITIGQTFSGGFIDFILFGVLQGEAKTHWMYVPLVGVPWFFLYYFTFRFLINRFGFLTPGREKETTVESVLPQSERAAAVIAGLGGKDNLEEVDCCATRLRVTVKEGAKVDEAALKATGARGVILRGNGVQVIYGPHVTIIKNEIEETLSQ
- a CDS encoding N-acetylmannosamine-6-phosphate 2-epimerase — its product is MKTVLDNLKGKLVVSCQALEHEPLHSPFIMSRMALAAAQGGAVAIRANSVVDIAAIKQQVSLPVIGIIKRDYPDSEVFITATMKEVDELMSVGPEIIALDATARPRPQGQTLEALVAQIRSRYPAVLLMADIASVEEAVTAQALGFDCVGTTLYGYTAETAGHRLPENDCRFLRDVLAAVTVPVVAEGNVETPELAARCLALGAHTVVVGGAITRPQQITERFIAAITA
- the eno gene encoding phosphopyruvate hydratase produces the protein MSKIVKVIGREIIDSRGNPTVEAEVHLEGGFVGMAAAPSGASTGSREALELRDGDKSRFLGKGVTKAVGAVNGPIAQALLGKDAKDQAGIDKIMIDLDGTENKSNFGANAILAVSLANAKAAAAAKGMPLYEHIAELNGTPGKYSMPVPMMNIINGGEHADNNVDIQEFMIQPVGAKTLKEAIRMGSEVFHTLAKVLKSKGMGTAVGDEGGYAPNLGSNAEALAVIAEAVKAAGYELGTDITLAMDCAASEFYKDGKYVLAGEGNKSFTSEEFTHFLEDLTKQYPIVSIEDGLDESDWDGFAYQTKVMGDKLQLVGDDLFVTNTKILKRGIDNGIANSILIKFNQIGSLTETLAAIKMAKDAGYTAVISHRSGETEDATIADLAVGTAAGQIKTGSMSRSDRVAKYNQLIRIEEALGEKAPYNGRKEIKGQ
- a CDS encoding MurR/RpiR family transcriptional regulator translates to MSENENLLLRLRQGVSGYSPTQQKLGEFVLNDPAKVLYLTITELARESDTSEASVTRLCRTLGCKGYNEFKMALALDIQQGQPAQQSGDEIDNVVNESVQALQDTAKLLDRALLEKAALALHQAHAVQIYGVAASAILGEYLHYKLLRLGKPAQLFSDMHRAAMNAATLSKETLVVAISSSGSTRDLLHVVKLARKRGVPVLVLSNTPRSPLGSLSDFQLVAAKPEGPLSAGALNAKVGVMLLVELLTTSLIALDESYSNVSQQTASATLPLLL